One Streptomyces fagopyri DNA window includes the following coding sequences:
- a CDS encoding alpha/beta hydrolase family protein produces MPRADAAIRSLRRLAPRRRTAALTAVLATTILGTLANPTAQSAGWPQPGPIACPPGLAAKATCYAGRDPAGAYYTMAVPTHWNGSLVVHAHGGPDFSYDSSSPTEDLERWEVMVDEGYAWAGSSYRRGGYGVRMAAADTENVRRLFTDRFGRPDRTYLHGQSYGGNVAAKVAETYGRKHGAYDGVLLTNGLLAGGSRGYDHRVDLRALYQYYCKNLPRPTEAQYPLWQGLPADSALTPADVQERLQECTGIETEPAARTTAQQRNLDDIVAATRIPEASLATNLQYATFLFQDIVTKRLDGRNPFSNRGVRYDGSHDDKALNAGVARFSADPSAQRDYSYDSDLTGRVTLPVLTLHAIDDPQVYVEHEAAYRAVLRSSGQDGHLVQTFTTENTHSELSDSEYANSLSALDTWVRSGRKPTPSSIARSCGDFDNTYGTGCFYDPTYRPAPYATQVRPRPGGRHWPVMTAAQERAWSRIDGVGIAP; encoded by the coding sequence TTGCCCCGAGCCGATGCGGCAATACGCAGCCTCCGACGACTCGCGCCCCGCCGGCGGACCGCCGCTCTGACAGCGGTTCTGGCCACAACGATCCTCGGAACGCTCGCCAATCCGACCGCTCAGTCTGCGGGTTGGCCGCAGCCCGGGCCTATCGCCTGCCCGCCTGGGCTCGCGGCGAAAGCCACTTGCTACGCCGGCCGGGATCCGGCCGGCGCCTACTACACGATGGCCGTCCCCACGCACTGGAACGGTTCCCTGGTCGTTCACGCCCACGGCGGCCCCGACTTCTCCTACGACTCGTCGAGTCCCACCGAGGACTTGGAGCGCTGGGAGGTGATGGTGGACGAGGGATACGCCTGGGCCGGGTCCTCATACCGCCGAGGCGGTTACGGCGTCAGGATGGCCGCCGCCGACACCGAGAACGTACGCCGCCTGTTCACCGACCGCTTCGGCCGCCCCGACCGGACCTATCTGCACGGTCAGTCCTACGGCGGCAACGTCGCCGCCAAGGTCGCCGAGACCTACGGCAGGAAACACGGAGCCTACGACGGGGTACTGCTGACCAACGGCCTCCTGGCCGGCGGATCGCGCGGCTACGACCACCGGGTCGACCTGCGGGCGCTCTACCAGTACTACTGCAAGAACCTTCCCCGTCCCACCGAAGCGCAGTACCCGCTGTGGCAGGGGCTGCCCGCCGACTCCGCCCTGACCCCCGCCGACGTCCAGGAGCGCCTGCAGGAGTGCACCGGCATCGAAACCGAACCAGCCGCCCGCACCACCGCTCAGCAGCGCAACCTCGACGACATAGTGGCTGCCACCCGTATCCCGGAAGCCTCGCTCGCAACGAATCTGCAGTACGCAACGTTCCTCTTCCAGGACATCGTGACCAAACGGCTCGACGGCCGCAACCCGTTCAGCAACCGCGGCGTCCGCTACGACGGCTCCCACGACGACAAGGCACTCAACGCAGGGGTGGCCCGCTTCTCCGCCGACCCCAGCGCACAGCGTGACTACTCCTACGACAGTGATCTGACAGGCCGCGTCACCCTCCCCGTTCTCACCCTCCACGCGATCGACGACCCGCAGGTCTACGTAGAACACGAGGCGGCCTACCGAGCCGTCCTGCGCAGCTCGGGTCAGGACGGACACCTCGTACAGACCTTCACCACGGAGAACACGCACAGTGAGCTGAGTGACTCCGAATACGCCAACTCGCTGTCCGCGCTGGACACATGGGTGCGCTCAGGCCGTAAGCCGACGCCCAGCTCGATCGCACGCTCCTGCGGAGACTTCGACAACACATACGGCACGGGATGCTTCTACGATCCGACGTACCGCCCCGCTCCGTATGCAACCCAGGTACGCCCGCGGCCCGGCGGACGGCACTGGCCTGTCATGACCGCAGCTCAGGAACGCGCGTGGAGTCGCATCGACGGTGTGGGGATCGCCCCCTGA